A single region of the Procambarus clarkii isolate CNS0578487 chromosome 94, FALCON_Pclarkii_2.0, whole genome shotgun sequence genome encodes:
- the LOC123747382 gene encoding uncharacterized protein isoform X2 yields the protein MKVLQCQLVGTIHTVLYIALYLLHYTDGNVGDDCEQGCGTKEECVDNLCLCDADHELSLDSDFTLTCSRVKLQNIKKRCYRGELSDVVRICDYTKHQLCKSGQCICNKHYWYDPELNACDLKTNYLAKNNISEYRVKPGVYCADHNDCISGLQCSYLACACPNECKYRKKEEVCDCGSTTPAGPIAVGVIGGIIIIIFWFIKIRSTVREHFQTKKHYPVTIMMNETGVIPQSTDNPIPVCDAQVSALPHEERPPTYEEAIVDRPTRVSS from the exons ATGAAAGTTCTGCAATGTCAATTGGTTGGCACAATCCACACAGTTCTATACATTGCATTATATTTACTTCATTATACAG ATGGCAATGTGGGAGATGATTGTGAACAAGGGTGTGGTACTAAGGAGGAGTGTGTCGACAACCTTTGTCTCTGTGATGCTGACCACGAGCTATCTCTGGACTCTGATTTCACATTAACTTGTAGTAGAG TAAAGCTACAAAACATTAAGAAGAGATGCTATAGAGGAGAATTATCGGATGTGGTTCGCATCTGTGACTACACAAAACATCAGCTTTGCAAATCAGGGCAATGCATATGCAACAA ACACTACTGGTATGACCCTGAACTTAACGCCTGTGACCTGAAAACTAATTATCTTGCTAAGAATAATATATCAG AATACCGTGTAAAACCTGGTGTGTATTGTGCAGATCATAACGACTGTATTAGTGGTCTCCAGTGTTCCTACTTAGCTTGTGCCTGCCCAAA TGAGTGCAAATACCGTAAGAAGGAAGAAGTATGTGATTGTGGCAGTACGACTCCTGCAGGACCTATTGCAGTGGGTGTCATCGGTGGCATTATCATCATAATATTCTGGTTCATAAAAATCAGGAGCACAGTCAGAGA GCATTTTCAAACCAAAAAACATTATCCAGTGACTATAATGATGAATGAAACTGGTGTCATTCCTCAGTCAACAGATAATCCTATACCTGTTTGTGATGCACAAGTTTCTGCATTACCACATGAAG AAAGACCTCCAACATATGAGGAGGCAATAGTAGACAGACCAACAAGAGTATCATCTTGA
- the LOC123747382 gene encoding uncharacterized protein isoform X1 — protein MKVLQCQLVGTIHTVLYIALYLLHYTDGNVGDDCEQGCGTKEECVDNLCLCDADHELSLDSDFTLTCSRVIPGHISICNNTRCNNISNCSIEDQSLALNGKCRKVKLQNIKKRCYRGELSDVVRICDYTKHQLCKSGQCICNKHYWYDPELNACDLKTNYLAKNNISEYRVKPGVYCADHNDCISGLQCSYLACACPNECKYRKKEEVCDCGSTTPAGPIAVGVIGGIIIIIFWFIKIRSTVREHFQTKKHYPVTIMMNETGVIPQSTDNPIPVCDAQVSALPHEERPPTYEEAIVDRPTRVSS, from the exons ATGAAAGTTCTGCAATGTCAATTGGTTGGCACAATCCACACAGTTCTATACATTGCATTATATTTACTTCATTATACAG ATGGCAATGTGGGAGATGATTGTGAACAAGGGTGTGGTACTAAGGAGGAGTGTGTCGACAACCTTTGTCTCTGTGATGCTGACCACGAGCTATCTCTGGACTCTGATTTCACATTAACTTGTAGTAGAG TAATTCCAGGACATATAAGTATATGTAACAACACGCGTTGCAACAACATATCCAACTGCAGCATAGAAGATCAGTCTCTCGCTCTTAATGGAAAATGTAGAAAAG TAAAGCTACAAAACATTAAGAAGAGATGCTATAGAGGAGAATTATCGGATGTGGTTCGCATCTGTGACTACACAAAACATCAGCTTTGCAAATCAGGGCAATGCATATGCAACAA ACACTACTGGTATGACCCTGAACTTAACGCCTGTGACCTGAAAACTAATTATCTTGCTAAGAATAATATATCAG AATACCGTGTAAAACCTGGTGTGTATTGTGCAGATCATAACGACTGTATTAGTGGTCTCCAGTGTTCCTACTTAGCTTGTGCCTGCCCAAA TGAGTGCAAATACCGTAAGAAGGAAGAAGTATGTGATTGTGGCAGTACGACTCCTGCAGGACCTATTGCAGTGGGTGTCATCGGTGGCATTATCATCATAATATTCTGGTTCATAAAAATCAGGAGCACAGTCAGAGA GCATTTTCAAACCAAAAAACATTATCCAGTGACTATAATGATGAATGAAACTGGTGTCATTCCTCAGTCAACAGATAATCCTATACCTGTTTGTGATGCACAAGTTTCTGCATTACCACATGAAG AAAGACCTCCAACATATGAGGAGGCAATAGTAGACAGACCAACAAGAGTATCATCTTGA